The nucleotide window ATCTTCCTCGAATTTCCACAAAACTTTCTCTTTTCTTTTAGAAAAAGCCTTCAGTATGGCTTCCTTAGTCTTCGGAGGAAAATCTGCACTTTGTACAGTTGAACCCATACTGAAATAAATTACTCCATCTTTAGCATCGTCTAAATACTTCCGTAGATCTTCCGGTAGTTTCTTCGGGGGTCTGATATGAAAACCTCCTATATTCTTAGTGCAAGGTACTTCGGCGGTCGGTCTATCCAAACTGACATGCGAATTGTATAAAGCCAAAGAAACATTGTACAATATTTTGTCCAAATCTAGATCTTCAGATATATATTTATGCACCAGCTCTTTATGACGAGGATATATAACAaagttattatataaatattgaactgTACAAAAAATCGTGTTGaacaatctttgtttgaaatCCATTTGTCCTGTATATTGTAACATCAACGTCGGATCTATAGAAGGAAGACTAGGAGTACCAACTAAATGATTTATCCAATTGCTAGCACCGAGATTGAAGAAAACCACCTGATGTGCACCAAAATGTGGAGCTAGTGCTTTTAATGCTTCGAAATTAAAATGCGTGATAATGACGACATCGTATTTGGGTTTTTCTTTGATCATTTTTTGAGTAGTCGAATGATTCAATGTCATTTCGGTGATCAAGTCGAGGGTTTCCATGAAAGTGAAGAAGCCTTTAGCGGGATTCGTGAAAATACTGCTGTTGGTGTGGAGGTGTTTTAATTTGTCTAGAAGTactaaaagaaaagaaattatttctcaGTAGCTCGTTCTACagacataatttaattttataatactttaCACAGTATTACTATAAAACagattataaaatcaaatataaacaatttaatattgttgCGTAATATCAAGAGTAATaccaagaattaaaaaaaaagtgagaaCATTCGAAGTTActtcaataaattgattatagAGGCTAATCTTTGCACGGGTGTCACAAGTCATAGGGATGTCATTGTGACAGAAAGGAAAAAACACCCCCAAAATCGTGTACTCGGTAATAAAGGGTTTCTATCAAACTCAACAGACCACCCTGTGTTATTAAAAGTTTGATATTCCAGTGTGCTAAACGTcgaaatcaatataaaataatataaatatgaaaaaatagtttcttgTGGATCGGTTGgcttttccaaatattattttgaaaaaatggcttcttccaaatatatttttctcgaaaaacaatttttctatgtCGAATTTCCTAGCTTCGATCAAgggtatatttttcaaaaatggatttttcagGCCTTATTTGGGCAAAAAGGCTGTTCCAAGTCCAATTTTGTTAGAAAGGCATTTTCAAAGTATAATTTGTACTTTGAACAACCCAAAATGATGATTTTAGGTCTAATTTTGTCACAAAAGACCGTTAAAAACGGCTTTTCAAGTCTAATTTGAAACCCAAATAGCCTTTCCaaatctaaaattttcaaaaaatagcgaacccaaatatatttttagcgaaaaactatttttctgtGTCGAATTTCCTAGCTTTGTTCAagggtacatttttcaaaaatggatttttcagGCCTTATTTGGGCAAAAAGGCTGTTCCAAGTCCAATTTTGTTAGAAAGGCATTTTCAAAGTATAATTTGTACTTTGAACAACCCAAAATGATGATTTTAGGTCTTATTTTGTCACAAAAGACCGTTAAAAACGGCTTTTCAAGTCTAATTTGAAACCCAAATAGCCTTTCCaaatctaaaattttcaaaaaatagcgaacccaaatatatttttagcgaaaaactatttttctgtGTCGAATTTCCTAGCTTCGATCAAgggtatatttttcaaaaatggatttttcagGCCTTATTTGGGCAAAAAGGCTGTTCCAAGTCCAATTTTGTTAGAAAGGCATTTTCAAAGTATAATTTGTACTTTGAACAACCCAAAATGATGATTTTAGGTCTAATTTTGTCACAAAAGACCGTTAAAAACGGCTTTTCAAGTCTAATTTGAAACCCAAATAGCCTTTCCaaatctaaaattttcaaaaaatagcgaacccaaatatatttttagcgaaaaactatttttctgtGTCGAATTTCCTAGCTTTGTTCAagggtacatttttcaaaaatggatttttcagGCCTTATTTGGGCAAAAAGGCTTTTCCAACTCCAATTTTGTTAGAAAGGCCTTTTCCAAGTCTAATTTGAACTTTCAACAAAccaaaatgataattttaaatctAATTTTGTCACAAAAGATCGTTAAAAATGGAAAGGGAGCGAGACAAGTGTATGAGATACTGATTAAATGGcttagaatatatatattttgtattatcagACAAAAAccgttttaaaaaatatcaattttgaaaattttatatttccaaatacgCCCTTAACAATCtggaaataatttaataatataatccGTTCCTGAGATATGGTCGACGGTTTTTCTGGTCCACCCGGTAGATTGATTCCGAAAGatctaattgaaaattcatgTGAAGATAAATTATCTTTTACTACTAAAGCGATAACAAAGataaaacgaaatatataattcagtcttatttatttatttgggcCTTAGTTAAACCGATTTCTGCGGCCACCGGTATCAACTCCAAGAGAATACAACCTActctaatatttttcagtttataataattcCACATACCTTTCTGTTGTTCTAAAAACCCCTCCAAAATAATCTGTTTATAATTATCGTTAGGTGGATTTTTTTCTTCGTGGCTAGTTAAAATGGTGGCTTCGTGGCCAGCCCTGGCCAATCCTTTCATCAGCTCATTTCCCAAAAAATAATGGCTTTTAGCTTGAAAAGGGAATATCCCTAAATATTTATAACCTATCACTTCGTTAACACAAAATAAAGGtactaatagaaataaaagttttgtaaagCAATCGTTCATTTTGAGACaactaaattatatttattaaaatgaccTCAACGTGGATACAGATTGCAGTAAATAAACTACGTGCCTAGTCTAGGATAATGATAATACAGACACGTTCAGATTATTTATAACTTTCCATAGTCGCACAAATATAactataataaacataaaataaagatAGAAATCAAGTTGTACTTATAACTAAagataaaaacgataaaaattaaaaaattagagaGTTCACTTCAATTTATTCCAGATTGTACTATACCAGCGGTGCCCGCGAGCATGTTGACactaaatatgtttttttgtgaaataaattcataataaaacaaaggaaaaatgatcattttccaaaaaaaaatgtctaagaCTCTGCAATTTGTAGATTTGCGgaatttcacatttgaaaatCCTTCGTCAGTGGACGTGTCTACGACACCAGAAAATTTACAACTTGAATTAATCaaattacaaatgtcaaacgCCATTACAAGATCTTTTCCGGGAGAAATCAGCACCAGACAGGGCCGGATtgagctaggggcttgggggggctatagccccgggccccaggtccaagagggccccatcatttggaaatcattctgtattttttgatgtgttgaattccttaagggggccccgtcattattttagccccgggccttataaatcttaatccggccctggcaCCAGATTATTATGCAGCGCTAGATTCTTATCTTAATTTGAGGAAATTTGGAATGAAAATGACGACGACACGTTTGCATGTCAACATATTTGTGAACAAACATTTTCTACTTTAAAAAAACTCAACCAACGTCATGCCATATTAAAGTAAACGTTACCCAACTTGAACCAAATATTACAGTCTAAAAacgtaatattttcattaaattaacgaatattttgaaaaaaaaaagaatcagcacaaaaatattcataaaatcattgaaaacaatgttttttttaattagggTATTGTTAAGATATACAATTATATAGATCAGGCCCGA belongs to Diorhabda carinulata isolate Delta chromosome X, icDioCari1.1, whole genome shotgun sequence and includes:
- the LOC130900642 gene encoding UDP-glycosyltransferase UGT5-like, yielding MNDCFTKLLFLLVPLFCVNEVIGYKYLGIFPFQAKSHYFLGNELMKGLARAGHEATILTSHEEKNPPNDNYKQIILEGFLEQQKVLLDKLKHLHTNSSIFTNPAKGFFTFMETLDLITEMTLNHSTTQKMIKEKPKYDVVIITHFNFEALKALAPHFGAHQVVFFNLGASNWINHLVGTPSLPSIDPTLMLQYTGQMDFKQRLFNTIFCTVQYLYNNFVIYPRHKELVHKYISEDLDLDKILYNVSLALYNSHVSLDRPTAEVPCTKNIGGFHIRPPKKLPEDLRKYLDDAKDGVIYFSMGSTVQSADFPPKTKEAILKAFSKRKEKVLWKFEEDLPGKPPNVKIDKWLPQMDILAHPNIKLFITQGGLLSLIETLYNGVPTISIPVLGDQLKNAKVAESNGYSKVIQLGTLTEEDFSAAIEEVISNDKYRKNAQAQSKLFFDRPVKPMEEAVYWLEYVVRHNGALHLRMKHLDLAWYQYYMLDIIGAIIFIIFLIIFIFIKLLSCILGTCIKPKNKSKKVKKQ